In a single window of the Methanofollis ethanolicus genome:
- the nadA gene encoding quinolinate synthase NadA, translating into MVALPEDRETMEERLVEEILRLKEERDAVILAHNYQIPAVQDVADLVGDSLELARAATAYDAEVIIFCGVDFMAQTAAILSPEKRVVLPAGDACCPMAAMVTAGEVRVLRERFPDAAVVSYVNTSAEVKAESDICCTSANAVTVVESLEAERILFVPDRNLARYVARFTTKEVMPWDGFCYVHDRFTPENVQDARRLHPEAEVLVHPECRPEVIDLADSVQSTSGMVRHACASTARSFIIGTEVGIIHQMQKKCPDKEFYPLSGRAVCINMKKTDLTMVRDSLVTLEPRVTVPADVADRARTAIERMLAVR; encoded by the coding sequence ATGGTTGCCCTTCCGGAGGATCGGGAGACGATGGAGGAGAGACTCGTTGAAGAAATTCTGCGCCTGAAAGAGGAGAGGGACGCCGTCATCCTCGCGCACAACTACCAGATTCCGGCGGTGCAGGACGTCGCGGACCTCGTCGGCGACTCCCTGGAACTTGCGAGGGCGGCGACCGCCTACGACGCGGAGGTCATCATCTTCTGCGGCGTCGACTTCATGGCCCAGACCGCCGCTATCCTCTCGCCGGAGAAGAGGGTGGTGCTGCCGGCGGGCGACGCCTGCTGCCCGATGGCGGCGATGGTCACCGCCGGGGAGGTGCGGGTGCTGAGGGAACGCTTCCCGGACGCCGCGGTGGTCAGTTATGTCAACACCTCCGCGGAGGTGAAGGCGGAGAGCGACATCTGCTGCACCTCGGCGAATGCGGTGACGGTTGTCGAGTCCCTGGAGGCGGAGAGGATCCTCTTCGTGCCCGACCGGAACCTCGCCCGCTATGTCGCACGCTTCACGACGAAGGAGGTGATGCCCTGGGACGGGTTCTGCTATGTCCACGATCGGTTCACCCCCGAGAACGTGCAGGACGCCCGCCGCCTCCACCCGGAGGCCGAGGTGCTCGTTCACCCGGAGTGCAGGCCCGAGGTGATCGACCTCGCGGACTCTGTTCAGTCGACGTCGGGCATGGTGAGGCACGCCTGCGCGAGCACGGCACGCTCCTTCATCATCGGCACGGAGGTCGGCATCATCCACCAGATGCAGAAAAAATGCCCGGACAAGGAGTTCTACCCCCTCTCCGGGAGGGCGGTCTGCATCAACATGAAGAAGACGGACCTTACGATGGTGAGGGACTCCCTCGTCACCCTCGAACCGCGGGTGACCGTCCCCGCGGACGTCGCCGACAGGGCGCGGACGGCGATCGAGAGGATGCTCGCGGTGAGGTAA